A section of the Engystomops pustulosus chromosome 3, aEngPut4.maternal, whole genome shotgun sequence genome encodes:
- the RAP2B gene encoding ras-related protein Rap-2b, whose protein sequence is MREYKVVVLGSGGVGKSALTVQFVTGSFIEKYDPTIEDFYRKEIEVDSSPSVLEILDTAGTEQFASMRDLYIKNGQGFILVYSLVNQQSFQDIKPMRDQIIRVKRYERVPMILVGNKVDLEGEREVSYGEGKALADDWNCPFMETSAKNKASVDELFAEIVRQMNYASQPNGDDQCCSSCVIL, encoded by the coding sequence ATGAGAGAATACAAAGTAGTCGTGCTGGGCTCCGGCGGGGTGGGCAAGTCTGCCCTGACTGTCCAGTTTGTCACAGGCTCGTTCATAGAGAAATACGACCCCACCATTGAGGACTTCTACAGGAAGGAGATCGAGGTGGACTCGTCCCCCTCCGTGCTGGAGATCCTGGACACTGCGGGCACCGAGCAATTCGCTTCCATGAGAGACCTGTACATTAAGAATGGCCAAGGCTTCATCCTGGTCTACAGCCTGGTCAACCAGCAGAGCTTCCAGGACATCAAACCCATGAGGGATCAGATCATCAGGGTGAAGAGGTATGAGAGGGTGCCCATGATCCTGGTGGGCAACAAGGTGgacctggagggggagagggaggtCTCCTATGGGGAAGGCAAAGCCCTGGCCGATGACTGGAACTGTCCCTTCATGGAAACTTCTGCCAAAAACAAAGCCTCAGTGGATGAACTCTTTGCTGAGATAGTCAGGCAGATGAACTATGCCTCCCAGCCCAATGGAGATGAccagtgctgctcctcctgtgtcATCCTCTGA